One part of the Desulfonema ishimotonii genome encodes these proteins:
- the rsmA gene encoding 16S rRNA (adenine(1518)-N(6)/adenine(1519)-N(6))-dimethyltransferase RsmA, producing the protein MTSPKTLLRTWNLRPRQQLGQNFLSDPSTAQMIVNRAELSPEDTVVEIGAGLGALTIPTGQVVRQVYALETDGHLIDLLRTELATHNITNAEVIKQDVLRFDFETFARERGITDRLVVMSNLPYNISSQVLVQLVKSRHIVSRAIIMFQKELARRLVAEPGNRDYSRLTVMLRYCSEIRTLATVRASMFYPKPKVDSEILEVRFRERPEHPVADEEFFFKVIKGAFGQRRKTLRNALSGSELQVSPDLARQSLEAADIDPVRRAETLTVPEFIALTEQLALIREA; encoded by the coding sequence ATGACATCGCCCAAAACATTACTCAGAACATGGAATCTCCGCCCCAGGCAGCAACTGGGGCAGAATTTTTTATCAGATCCGTCCACGGCGCAGATGATTGTAAACCGTGCAGAGTTGTCGCCGGAGGATACCGTTGTGGAGATCGGCGCCGGGCTCGGCGCACTCACCATCCCCACGGGGCAGGTGGTCCGCCAGGTCTATGCCCTGGAGACGGACGGGCATCTCATTGACCTGCTGCGGACGGAGCTGGCAACCCATAATATTACCAATGCGGAGGTGATAAAGCAGGATGTCCTCCGGTTTGATTTTGAGACATTTGCCCGGGAGCGGGGGATCACGGACAGGCTTGTCGTGATGAGCAACCTGCCCTATAACATCTCCTCCCAGGTGCTGGTGCAGTTGGTTAAAAGCCGCCACATCGTCAGCCGCGCCATTATCATGTTTCAGAAGGAACTGGCCCGGCGTCTGGTCGCGGAGCCCGGCAACAGGGATTACAGCCGCCTGACGGTCATGCTCAGATACTGCTCGGAGATCAGAACGCTGGCAACGGTCCGCGCCAGCATGTTTTATCCGAAGCCCAAGGTGGATTCGGAGATCCTTGAGGTCCGCTTCAGGGAGAGGCCGGAACATCCGGTGGCGGATGAGGAATTCTTTTTCAAGGTGATCAAGGGGGCCTTTGGCCAGCGCCGGAAAACCCTGAGAAACGCGCTGTCCGGGAGTGAACTGCAAGTCTCCCCCGACCTTGCCCGCCAGTCCCTGGAGGCTGCCGACATCGACCCGGTCCGGCGTGCCGAGACACTGACCGTCCCGGAATTCATCGCGCTCACGGAACAGTTGGCCCTTATCCGTGAAGCGTGA
- a CDS encoding type I glyceraldehyde-3-phosphate dehydrogenase, which yields MEISEEKKLGVNGFGRIGKLTVWHHIGRKYFDEIVVNLGRDVGQSLADIAHYLERDSTYGLLQNYLHGYSAGPVIREINEADGVIVADGIRIRFLRSDRNPSEIGWKDHNVRLVVDTTGQFRDPTLPGDHARGAVRGHLDAGAEKVIVSAPFKISDRGQPMPEDAITTVMGINDADYDPRRHRVVSNASCTTTCLGHMMKPLLDMFGPRKILSASMSTIHAATGSQQVLDRLPKKGATDLRKSRSVINNIILTTTGAADALRLVIPEMEEIGFIAESVRVPIATGSLVILVINFQEEPGGEPIRRETINDVYRQAASIDPKQYLHYTEKQNVSGDITGAPRAAAVIEGHETHTRTAEVTMDLETLPGLSKEILASLRETVVRVPITQAVIYGWYDNEMASYVNMLGDRTVTIAESM from the coding sequence ATGGAGATATCAGAGGAAAAAAAACTGGGGGTAAACGGATTTGGCAGGATCGGAAAGCTGACAGTCTGGCATCACATCGGACGGAAATATTTTGACGAGATCGTGGTCAACCTGGGCCGGGACGTGGGGCAGTCTCTGGCGGACATCGCCCATTACCTGGAGCGGGATTCCACCTACGGCCTGCTTCAGAACTATCTTCACGGATACAGTGCCGGGCCTGTGATCCGGGAAATCAACGAGGCGGACGGCGTGATCGTGGCGGACGGCATCCGTATCCGGTTTCTGCGGTCAGACCGGAATCCGTCGGAGATCGGCTGGAAGGATCATAATGTGCGGCTGGTCGTGGACACCACCGGCCAGTTCCGGGATCCGACCCTTCCGGGCGATCACGCCAGAGGCGCTGTCCGGGGCCATCTGGACGCAGGGGCGGAAAAGGTCATCGTCTCCGCACCCTTCAAAATCAGCGACAGGGGCCAGCCCATGCCCGAAGACGCCATTACGACCGTCATGGGGATTAATGACGCCGACTACGACCCGCGCAGGCACCGGGTGGTCTCCAACGCCTCCTGTACCACAACCTGCCTGGGCCACATGATGAAGCCGCTGCTGGACATGTTCGGCCCCCGGAAGATCCTGTCGGCATCCATGTCCACCATCCACGCGGCCACCGGGTCACAGCAGGTACTCGACCGGCTGCCCAAAAAGGGGGCAACGGATCTGCGCAAAAGCCGGAGCGTGATCAACAATATCATCCTGACCACGACCGGGGCGGCCGATGCCCTGCGGCTGGTGATACCGGAGATGGAGGAAATCGGGTTTATCGCGGAATCGGTCCGGGTTCCGATCGCCACCGGCTCACTGGTCATCCTGGTGATCAACTTTCAGGAAGAGCCGGGCGGAGAGCCGATCCGGCGGGAGACGATCAACGACGTCTACCGGCAGGCCGCATCCATTGATCCGAAACAATACCTCCACTATACGGAGAAGCAGAACGTGTCCGGGGACATCACCGGCGCGCCCAGGGCCGCCGCCGTCATCGAAGGACACGAAACCCACACCCGGACCGCCGAGGTCACGATGGATCTGGAGACCCTGCCGGGCCTGAGCAAGGAAATCCTGGCCTCCCTCAGAGAAACCGTCGTTCGGGTGCCCATCACCCAGGCGGTGATCTACGGCTGGTATGACAACGAAATGGCGAGTTATGTCAACATGCTGGGGGATCGGACCGTCACCATTGCGGAGAGCATGTAA
- a CDS encoding PEP/pyruvate-binding domain-containing protein → MIKSKALEINLASYHVEVRIDPRYQVLQKVMSRYYGLAEGLNTFLKELSHPRRNWQFIVAEARGYTLNYFHILKNHPDGPEAARLYTDIFFNAIDLATDAEVRADAVDNLILFLQKIIQDSGVPDLPRFMSVLNRAFRRISTLEDYIFFLFVKSYYPLEKLGEGLILYSSELSPDYTDINGLLIKYFRYTYSYWLSEDDPRKWFMAEVDHTENGEQLSEIFEEISHERIEALDLQLTSIARPGNGKCPDRKCLLQLSQLLTLPGHNQMVETYRQVPQKLLKTGSEKSRGNYWKVVFLFHIMNISGLPLIHEEALREINRTLSWLINNEKHLNIEKLIDKTFSILKARTSEFPATALSCILNMGKGVYKTVESDLVNHFINSVTDLGFQSPMIGGVGNDWQIRVNSAHILNIRTWMALIELNPKWSTRLLSDMIIHLSLTGVFIRDTDLFPRDITRLLNSDIGPVYNLVKQLAKLFPVYFNDIGAEGDLRDISTRIDEITHRKDPLIHFLRKQTHVESSNRVVSFIRATLLFWQTGDRRHVEPFVPPSIYEQIREDGPYADGVRRVLKALESTRRVVLPDGLLRVSAARLDELLSKISETLPLDSERVKLAARLYRLLHHKYSLVMGLGSCAEISGYLAQLRTEVFPDLAELEDALVEKDICRKLPRLLRYLEQLKALILSDRSYEIREDIYKKRHFTVDIPSMYGSYHEMKFDALGLTFRIETVVNVCFEEIVDSIDLTLITKETFYQICELLELFHRALRLDGITPVEFQNQLDLLGHALKTRGFTFTQYLDVFKGLARAVTNVINDYFNNIHENNLNRVLSRIPAGMVLDKYLSSGDADDPEKRIHRVSEIFFRDKISLSLGLRQLDLFLSRILNTLFHQSYKLPGDKLRLLLNYDPQRAMSSITAPADKDLGIIHLGNKGYNLVKLNQLGFPAPPGFIITTEIFRCREIVADYEPARLNFRQQIKYHIRTLEELTDKKFGDPENPLLFSVRSGSSISQPGMMDTFLNVGMNEEIADGISRKTENMWFAWDNYRRFLQCYGMAFGLKRDDFDAIMRGLKKRSGVLYKRSFTGEQMRTVALAYKQRIRDEGIEIIENPFEQLVLTINKVLNSWESSKAHAYRKIMGISDDWGTAVTVQSMVYGNLSQSSGTGVFFTHNPKWSEDNLRLWGDFAIGNQGEDVVSGLVETLPLSIIQQENEKRNTDTTLETHFPAIYSTLKKWASELIYKQGWSPQEIEFTFEGPEEGDLYLLQSRDMAIRERRKFFTFDPEGMTEGRVFLGNGIGVSGGAMSGRVVFTLAEIEQWRKREPSVHLILLRGDTVPDDIREINAADGLLTARGGVTSHAAVVVHRLGKTCVVGCGNLICNEQKRTGQFGDVVIQSGDFLSIDGQEGLVYEGVMKIRES, encoded by the coding sequence TTGATCAAATCCAAGGCGCTTGAAATCAATCTGGCCAGCTACCACGTTGAGGTCAGAATCGACCCCCGGTATCAGGTTCTTCAGAAGGTCATGTCCCGTTACTACGGCCTCGCGGAGGGCCTGAACACCTTCCTCAAAGAGCTTTCCCATCCCCGCCGGAACTGGCAGTTTATCGTCGCCGAAGCGCGGGGGTACACCCTGAATTATTTTCATATTCTTAAAAATCACCCCGACGGGCCGGAGGCGGCCCGGCTGTATACCGACATCTTTTTCAACGCCATTGACCTTGCCACCGATGCCGAGGTCCGGGCCGATGCCGTAGACAACCTCATTCTCTTTCTGCAAAAGATAATTCAGGACAGCGGCGTCCCGGATCTGCCCCGGTTCATGTCCGTCCTGAACCGGGCCTTCCGGCGGATATCGACCCTTGAGGATTACATTTTTTTTCTGTTTGTCAAAAGCTATTACCCCCTGGAAAAACTGGGAGAAGGCCTGATCCTCTACTCTTCGGAACTCTCCCCCGACTACACGGATATCAACGGCCTCCTCATTAAATATTTCCGGTATACCTACTCCTACTGGCTGAGCGAGGATGACCCCCGGAAATGGTTTATGGCCGAAGTGGATCACACGGAAAACGGGGAACAGCTCTCTGAGATATTTGAAGAGATTTCACACGAACGGATCGAAGCCCTGGATCTCCAGCTGACCAGCATCGCCCGCCCCGGAAACGGAAAATGTCCGGACCGGAAATGCCTCCTGCAACTGAGTCAGCTGCTGACCCTTCCCGGACACAATCAGATGGTGGAGACATACCGCCAGGTGCCGCAGAAGCTGCTGAAGACCGGGTCTGAAAAAAGCCGGGGCAACTATTGGAAGGTCGTTTTTCTGTTTCACATTATGAATATCTCCGGGCTGCCCCTCATCCATGAGGAGGCCCTGAGAGAGATCAACCGCACCCTGAGCTGGCTGATCAACAACGAAAAACACCTGAATATTGAAAAGCTGATCGACAAGACCTTCTCCATCCTTAAAGCCCGGACCAGTGAATTCCCGGCCACGGCCCTGAGCTGTATCCTCAATATGGGAAAGGGGGTCTACAAGACCGTTGAGAGCGATCTGGTCAACCACTTCATCAATTCCGTCACCGATCTGGGGTTTCAGTCCCCCATGATCGGCGGCGTCGGAAATGACTGGCAGATCCGGGTCAACAGCGCCCATATTCTCAACATCCGGACCTGGATGGCGCTGATCGAACTCAACCCCAAATGGTCCACCCGGCTGCTGTCGGACATGATCATCCACCTCTCGCTGACCGGTGTCTTTATCCGGGATACCGATCTGTTTCCCCGGGACATCACCCGGCTGCTCAACAGCGACATCGGGCCGGTCTACAACCTGGTCAAACAGCTGGCCAAGCTGTTTCCGGTCTATTTTAACGACATCGGGGCCGAGGGCGATCTCAGGGACATATCCACCCGGATCGACGAAATCACCCACCGCAAAGACCCGCTGATCCACTTTCTCCGCAAGCAGACCCATGTGGAAAGCAGCAACCGGGTGGTCAGTTTCATCCGGGCCACCCTCCTGTTCTGGCAGACCGGGGACAGGCGGCATGTGGAACCCTTTGTCCCGCCCAGCATTTACGAACAGATCCGGGAGGACGGGCCTTATGCGGACGGGGTCCGCCGGGTGCTGAAGGCCCTTGAGTCCACCCGGAGGGTGGTTCTGCCCGATGGCCTGCTCCGGGTCAGCGCGGCCCGGCTTGACGAACTGCTCAGTAAGATCTCGGAAACCCTCCCCCTCGACAGCGAGCGGGTCAAGCTGGCAGCCCGCCTCTACAGGCTGCTGCATCACAAGTACAGCCTGGTGATGGGGCTGGGGTCATGCGCGGAAATCAGCGGCTATCTGGCCCAGCTCCGGACCGAGGTCTTCCCGGATCTGGCCGAGCTGGAAGATGCCCTTGTGGAGAAAGATATCTGCCGCAAGCTGCCCCGGCTCCTGAGATATCTGGAACAGCTCAAGGCCCTGATTCTTTCGGACCGCAGCTATGAAATCCGGGAGGACATTTATAAAAAACGGCATTTTACCGTGGATATCCCCTCCATGTACGGGAGTTATCACGAGATGAAGTTCGATGCCCTGGGCCTGACCTTTCGCATTGAGACGGTGGTCAACGTCTGCTTTGAGGAGATTGTGGACAGCATCGACCTGACGCTGATCACCAAGGAGACCTTTTACCAGATCTGTGAGCTGCTGGAACTGTTTCACCGGGCACTGCGCCTGGACGGCATCACTCCGGTGGAGTTCCAGAACCAGCTGGATCTCCTGGGCCATGCGCTGAAAACGCGCGGATTCACCTTTACCCAGTATCTTGATGTGTTCAAGGGGCTGGCCCGCGCTGTGACCAATGTCATCAACGATTATTTCAACAATATCCACGAGAACAACCTGAACCGGGTGCTGTCCCGGATACCCGCCGGGATGGTTCTGGACAAATATCTTTCCAGCGGGGATGCGGATGACCCGGAGAAGCGGATTCACCGGGTGTCGGAGATTTTTTTCAGGGACAAGATTTCCCTGTCGCTGGGACTTCGCCAGCTGGATCTCTTTCTCAGCAGGATACTCAATACCCTGTTTCACCAGTCGTACAAGCTGCCCGGAGACAAGCTGCGCCTGCTTCTCAACTATGATCCCCAGCGGGCCATGTCCTCCATCACGGCCCCGGCGGATAAGGATCTCGGCATCATCCACCTGGGCAACAAGGGGTACAACCTGGTCAAGCTGAACCAGCTGGGCTTTCCTGCGCCTCCGGGGTTTATCATCACCACCGAGATCTTCCGGTGCCGGGAAATCGTTGCGGACTACGAGCCGGCCCGGCTCAACTTCCGCCAGCAGATCAAGTATCATATCCGCACCCTGGAGGAGCTGACGGACAAAAAATTCGGAGACCCGGAAAACCCCCTGCTCTTCTCGGTCCGAAGCGGCTCCTCCATCTCCCAGCCCGGCATGATGGACACCTTTCTCAATGTGGGGATGAACGAGGAGATTGCGGACGGCATTTCCCGGAAAACAGAAAATATGTGGTTTGCCTGGGACAACTACCGCCGCTTTCTCCAGTGCTACGGCATGGCCTTCGGGCTGAAGCGGGATGATTTTGATGCGATCATGCGGGGTCTGAAAAAGCGTTCCGGTGTGCTGTACAAGCGGAGCTTCACCGGGGAACAGATGCGGACGGTGGCGCTGGCCTACAAACAGCGAATCCGGGATGAGGGCATTGAGATTATTGAGAATCCGTTTGAACAGCTGGTGCTGACCATCAACAAGGTTCTCAACTCCTGGGAGTCGTCCAAGGCCCACGCCTACCGGAAAATCATGGGCATTTCCGACGACTGGGGCACGGCAGTGACCGTTCAGAGCATGGTATACGGCAACCTCTCCCAGTCGTCCGGGACGGGTGTCTTTTTCACCCACAACCCCAAATGGTCCGAGGACAACCTGCGGCTGTGGGGGGATTTCGCCATCGGCAACCAGGGGGAGGATGTGGTCTCCGGCCTGGTCGAAACCCTGCCCCTCTCCATTATCCAGCAGGAAAACGAAAAGCGGAACACCGATACCACCCTTGAAACCCACTTCCCGGCGATCTACAGCACCCTGAAAAAATGGGCCAGTGAGCTGATCTATAAACAGGGATGGAGTCCCCAGGAGATTGAGTTTACCTTTGAGGGACCGGAGGAAGGGGATCTCTACCTGCTTCAGAGCCGGGATATGGCGATCCGGGAGCGGAGAAAATTCTTCACCTTTGATCCGGAGGGCATGACAGAGGGCCGGGTGTTTCTGGGAAACGGCATCGGCGTCAGCGGCGGGGCCATGAGCGGCAGGGTCGTATTTACCCTGGCGGAAATCGAACAGTGGCGGAAGCGGGAGCCGTCTGTCCACCTGATTCTGCTGCGGGGGGACACGGTGCCCGACGATATCCGGGAGATCAACGCTGCCGACGGGCTGCTGACCGCCCGGGGCGGCGTCACATCCCATGCCGCTGTTGTGGTCCACCGGCTGGGCAAAACCTGTGTGGTGGGATGCGGCAATCTCATCTGTAATGAGCAGAAGCGGACAGGACAGTTTGGCGATGTGGTGATTCAGTCCGGCGACTTTCTGAGTATTGACGGTCAGGAGGGGCTGGTTTATGAAGGCGTTATGAAGATCAGAGAATCCTGA
- a CDS encoding DUF3786 domain-containing protein, which produces MPFLNRVYRVGFPDFTFQDENAPEADVPIQEQVLILHYMMGGTSPVPASPGNWIAYREIPGASFYFGPFVKRAVNPLKKVFGRNVSGLVRAAEMLAGKAIEAGDAGFEFHLLPHAPMRLILWEGDEEFEPEANILFSESIADFFSPEDVAWYAGMLVYRLIALSV; this is translated from the coding sequence ATTCCGTTTCTGAACCGGGTATACCGGGTCGGATTTCCCGATTTCACGTTTCAGGATGAAAACGCCCCGGAAGCCGATGTGCCGATTCAGGAGCAGGTCCTGATCCTGCATTACATGATGGGCGGGACGTCCCCGGTTCCGGCGTCACCGGGGAACTGGATTGCCTACCGGGAGATACCGGGGGCCTCTTTTTACTTCGGTCCCTTTGTCAAGCGGGCGGTTAACCCGCTAAAAAAAGTGTTTGGCCGAAATGTCAGCGGGCTTGTCAGAGCAGCGGAAATGCTGGCCGGGAAGGCCATTGAGGCCGGTGATGCCGGGTTTGAATTCCATCTGCTTCCCCATGCGCCCATGCGCCTGATTCTGTGGGAGGGGGACGAGGAATTCGAGCCGGAAGCCAATATTCTCTTTTCGGAGAGCATCGCCGACTTTTTTTCTCCCGAAGATGTGGCATGGTACGCCGGAATGCTGGTATACCGCCTGATCGCACTCTCGGTCTGA
- a CDS encoding dihydropteroate synthase, with amino-acid sequence MAKMKDVLRPLNEGEFWVIGESLNVIGTEIGRAFKERDPKPIQAEALLQKEKGVDMIDINLGPAKKDGHELMPWVVETVQEVVDDIPLILDTSNIEAIRAALPKCKMPPMINSIMVRPARYEAMVPMAAEYNADFCALMWGPEGLPRDENERAALLVELMMVANEAGIENDQMWVDGIVTPVNIQQPQAISLMNFMDMLPEIMPGALSTCGVSNISSGVPDELRYVLNVTYTAMLCHHGMKSFIADCKDDITMDMAHGKRADILDVIKRIMDGENVDVNSVSEELQKYVKSANVILGKTLFSDSWLEV; translated from the coding sequence ATGGCAAAGATGAAAGATGTTTTGCGGCCACTGAATGAAGGTGAATTCTGGGTTATCGGAGAAAGTCTGAACGTTATCGGAACGGAGATCGGCAGGGCATTCAAGGAACGCGATCCCAAACCCATCCAGGCGGAGGCGCTGCTTCAGAAGGAAAAAGGCGTTGATATGATTGATATCAACCTCGGCCCGGCAAAAAAAGACGGCCATGAGCTGATGCCCTGGGTCGTCGAAACGGTTCAGGAGGTGGTGGACGACATTCCGCTGATTCTGGACACCTCCAATATCGAAGCCATCCGGGCCGCCCTGCCCAAGTGCAAAATGCCCCCCATGATCAACTCCATCATGGTCCGGCCCGCACGGTATGAGGCGATGGTTCCCATGGCTGCCGAGTACAACGCCGATTTCTGCGCCCTGATGTGGGGCCCCGAAGGCCTGCCCCGGGACGAGAACGAGCGCGCAGCCCTGCTGGTGGAGCTGATGATGGTGGCCAACGAGGCCGGTATCGAAAACGATCAGATGTGGGTGGACGGCATTGTGACCCCCGTCAACATCCAGCAGCCCCAGGCCATCTCCCTGATGAACTTCATGGACATGCTGCCGGAGATCATGCCGGGCGCCCTGAGCACCTGCGGTGTCTCCAATATCTCCAGCGGTGTGCCGGATGAGCTGCGCTATGTGCTGAATGTCACCTATACGGCCATGCTGTGCCACCACGGCATGAAGTCCTTCATCGCCGACTGCAAGGACGACATCACCATGGATATGGCCCACGGCAAACGTGCGGATATCCTGGACGTGATCAAGCGGATCATGGACGGCGAAAACGTGGATGTTAACAGCGTCTCCGAAGAGCTTCAGAAATATGTGAAATCCGCCAACGTCATTCTCGGCAAAACCCTGTTTTCCGATTCATGGCTTGAGGTATAA
- the acsC gene encoding acetyl-CoA decarbonylase/synthase complex subunit gamma: MALTGIQIFKLLPKTNCKECGVPTCLAFAMNLASGKAELDSCPYVSDEAREQLAEASAPPILPVELGNGVRKAAVGGETVLCRHEKTFFNATVFAAAVGSDIADADLETKLRTWNAFQYERVGLNLRPEMVAVKDVSGDKDAFAKVAKTIAETSEFNVILMTENVDVMKAGVEACGFKNPLMCAATADTIDEMGAIAKEKDLPIVVKADSPEALEPLTDKLVALGHKKVILDAGSRDVKQALEDQVAMRRSALKNGNRKLGFPTITFPCEMASSLEMETLIAGMFVAKYGSIVVLSDFTGESIFPLLLERLNIFTDPQRPMTVTEGLYPINNPDENSPILVTTNFALTYFIVSGEIEGSKVPTWLLIKDSEGLSVLTAWAAGKFSGDDVGMFVKKCGIMDKCKSTELIIPGYAAAIAGDVEEELPGWKITVGPREAAHIPAFLKSKIA, translated from the coding sequence ATGGCATTAACCGGTATTCAGATTTTCAAGCTCCTGCCGAAAACCAACTGTAAAGAATGCGGGGTTCCCACCTGCCTTGCCTTTGCCATGAACCTAGCATCGGGAAAAGCCGAACTGGACAGTTGTCCGTATGTATCTGACGAGGCGAGAGAACAGCTCGCCGAGGCATCCGCACCCCCCATCCTGCCGGTGGAACTCGGCAATGGTGTTCGCAAGGCGGCCGTCGGCGGCGAGACAGTACTCTGCAGGCATGAGAAAACCTTTTTCAACGCCACGGTATTTGCGGCAGCAGTCGGTTCTGATATTGCCGATGCCGATCTGGAAACCAAGCTCAGAACCTGGAATGCCTTTCAGTATGAGCGGGTCGGTCTGAACCTGAGACCGGAAATGGTTGCCGTCAAAGATGTCAGTGGCGACAAAGACGCCTTTGCAAAGGTTGCCAAGACCATCGCCGAAACATCCGAGTTCAACGTGATCCTGATGACAGAGAATGTGGATGTCATGAAGGCCGGCGTAGAGGCCTGCGGGTTCAAGAATCCCCTCATGTGTGCGGCGACTGCCGATACCATCGACGAGATGGGAGCCATCGCCAAGGAAAAAGACCTCCCCATCGTCGTCAAAGCCGACTCGCCGGAAGCCCTTGAGCCGCTGACCGACAAACTGGTGGCCCTGGGCCACAAGAAAGTGATTCTCGATGCCGGTTCCCGGGATGTAAAGCAGGCCCTGGAAGACCAGGTGGCCATGCGGCGTTCGGCCCTGAAAAACGGTAATCGGAAGCTCGGCTTCCCCACCATCACCTTTCCCTGTGAAATGGCATCCAGTCTGGAAATGGAAACCCTGATTGCCGGCATGTTTGTGGCCAAATACGGCTCGATCGTGGTTCTGTCCGATTTCACGGGCGAGAGTATCTTCCCGCTGCTGCTGGAAAGGCTCAATATCTTCACCGATCCGCAGCGGCCCATGACCGTTACCGAGGGCCTCTATCCCATCAACAACCCGGATGAGAACTCGCCCATCCTGGTGACCACCAACTTCGCCCTGACCTACTTCATCGTGTCCGGTGAAATTGAGGGCAGCAAGGTGCCGACATGGCTGCTGATCAAGGACTCCGAAGGCCTCTCCGTCCTTACGGCCTGGGCTGCGGGTAAATTTTCAGGCGATGATGTCGGCATGTTTGTGAAAAAATGCGGTATCATGGACAAATGCAAGAGTACAGAGCTGATCATCCCCGGCTATGCCGCAGCGATTGCCGGTGACGTTGAAGAGGAACTGCCCGGCTGGAAGATTACCGTTGGCCCCAGGGAGGCCGCTCACATCCCCGCATTTCTGAAATCAAAGATAGCATAA